The Lacticaseibacillus rhamnosus DNA window GGGTCATGAAGATTCCTGCTTTCTTGTTTAGCTAGCACTAACAAGAATAGGTCTTCATGGCCTTTATGGTCTAGTCGTCAGGGTGTTGCACTTGAATTGTAAACTGGGGAACCGAGAAAAAGTTGACACTTGCCGCCGCGTCCCAATCGTTGCTCATACGTACAATATGTTGTACAATATTTTCGAAAGGTAAGGTGCCGTTATGGAAGCAACGAATTATAGTGATTTCCGCCGCAACCTTAAGCATTATATGAGTCAAGTCAACGAAGACGCCGAACCGCTACTGGTTACCGCTAAAGATGATGATGACAATGTGGTGGTTATGAGCAAGCACGATTTTGACGCCATCGAAGAAACCCTGTATTTACTCAGCAATCCCAAGCTGATGGCCAAAATCAAACGTGGTGATGCCCAAATTGCCGCTGGAAAGGCTAAACAGCACGAGTTGTTAACGGACTTCGATCATGATTAAAACCTGGACCGATGATGCTTGGGCGGACTACATGTATTGGCATGATCAAAACGACAAGCGGACAATCAAACGAATTAATCAACTCATTCAAGCCATTGACCGTGACCCTTATAAAGGCATCGGAAAACCTGAGCCACTTAGATATGCGCTAACCGGAAAATGGTCACGTCGGATTGATCAGGAAAATCGCATCATCTACAGCATTGAAAAGAACCACATTAATATTTTCGCCTGCCGCACTCACTACAGTTAACAATCATATTGAAGTTTGCGGCTCATTCACAATCTTTGAGTGCCAACCATCGTTATTTCGGTCCACCATCCAATATCTCTGATTCATAGCCAGCAAAAAATGGATTCACCACTTTTAACGGTTGCGAATCCATTTTTTGTGTCGTTCAGGGTCTACCATCTATATATTTGGTTATCAGAATAATATAACAAAATTGCCTTCACCCAACACTCACGCTTTTGTCGCATGGCTCATCGACTTTGCTCCGTCCTGACCGTAATACGCATTGGCCCCATGCTTCCGATAATAATGTTTATCCAATAAATACTGCGGCAAGTGCACATCCTGATGCGTCAAAGTCAATGCATGATAATCCATTTCGGCGATCACTTCCAAAACTTTGGCATTATAAACCGCCTTTGCAGGAGTCGCGCCCCAGCTGAATGGCCCATGCTGGCTGACTAAAACAGCGGGGACCGCGTTGTGATCAATGCCGCGATCCTTGAAAGTTTTGACGATAACCTTGCCTGTATTTTCCTCGTAAGCTTCTTCAATCTCTTGTTGGGTCAAGGCTTCCGAAATGGGCACATCACCATAAAACGTATCCGCCGCGGTGGTATTCAAATTCGGAATATCCATGTGCGCCGAAGCAAATGCAACGGCCCACGGTGAATGGGTATGGACAATTCCGCCAATGTCAGGAAAGGCATTGTACAAAACGGTGTGGGTTGGCGTGTCGCTTGAAGGATTCAACTGGCCTTCGACAACTTCGCCTTGAAGATTCACCACCACCATGTCATCAGGTGTTAAGTCCTCGTAATCGACCCCGGAAGGCTTGATGACAAACAAGCCTTGCTCGCGGTCAATTCCTGAGACGTTCCCCCAAGTAAAGGTAACCAGATCCAACTTTGGTAACTGCATATTAGCGGCATAAACTTCTTGCTTCAATTTTTCTAACATTGTTAAAACACCCCTTCTCAATTCATCAACCACGTTACTGTGATACAGCGCGGTCCGATTTAACATGTCGCTTTAGGCACCACCGTTTAAAAGTAACGATAGGTTTTCATTTGCAAAATCTATGAAAGCGGTTTTAAAGACAAAAACTCTGATATAATGGGACATAACCACGTAAAGTCGGAAAGGAAGTTTACTTATGCTCAAAGCCATTGCACTTGATATGGACAACACGTTACTGAACAGCAATAAAGAAATCAGTGTCACCAATCGCGACGTGCTTCGTTACCTGAATCGCAAAGGCATTCGCGTTATTCTTTGTTCGGGACGCCCTTTTGCCACGCTGAAGCCCTTCTTGGACGAATTGCATGTGACCAAAAATGATGATGTGTGCGTCTGCTTCAACGGCGGTTTGGTTCGCCTAGTTCGTGATCACACCGTCATTAAGGCAAACACCTTGAGCAAGGAACAGATCAAGCCGGTGTATGACCTCGTTAAGGAAAACGGGTTTAAGCTCGATATTGTTGCCGAAGATGAAGTGTATTCACTCACCGAATTTGGTAAATCAAGCTATCAGACGATGATTCCTAAGCAGATGCCGTTTATCGATACCACGTTCAGTAAAGTGCCGGCCAAGCTTCCGATTTTCAAAGTCGTGGTTGCAGGCGAGCCTGCCATGATTGATGCCGCATCAGACGCTGCCCAGTCACTCAAGCAGCTGACCGTCACGCGATCCCGGCGCACGCTGCTTGAAATCCTGCCGCCAAATGTCAATAAGATGAACGGTTTAAAAGCCGCACTCAACTTTTACCGCATCCCGCGCGAACAACTGGCCGCGTTTGGCGATGAGGAAAATGACAAAGACATGCTGGAGTATGCCGGCATCGGGGTGGCCATGGGTAACGCGATTCCTGAAATCAAACAAATTGCGGACATTACCGTGGGCTCAAATGATGATGACGGGGTTGCTAACTATTTAATCGATTACTTCCAGATCAGCCCCACTGCCATTCGCCTATAGTTAAATGAATCGTCTAAAGCCGGCAAGCAATTGGCGGCTTTTTTCGTGTGCAGGTCAGCAGGTGCTTCATGATGGGACATTGGTTTTTGCCACCGGCTCCTGAACAAAACCAGCCTGCACAAACAGCGGATCGAAAAAGTCCTTGGCCTGCTTCACTTCTTGGATTGGATCAGCGGCCTTTTCCGTCCACATCTCGATCGTAAAGGCGCCGCTGTAATCAAGGCGTTTTAGCGTTCGCAGACAACCGGCAAAGTCCACCACGCCAGCGCCAAACGGGACATCGCGGAATTGCCCTTTGCTTTTTGCCGTCACCGCTTGGGTATCCTTCAAATGAACCGAGACGATGTTTGCAATCCCCAGTTCAAGCTCGCGACCGACATTGTTTTCCGGCCAGGCTGACAAGTTGCCAAGATCCGGATACGCTTGCAACCACGGACTCGGAATCTCATCTTTAATCGTCTTAATTTTGGAAAGTGAATTCAAAAACGGATCGTCCATCGTCTCAATTGCCAGCATCACTTCTTTAGCCGCGGCATAGGCCACACCGCGCTTCAGGTTCTCGATAAAATATTCTCGTGAAGCTAAGGTTTTCGGCTCATAGTAAACGTCATAACCGGCTAGTTGAACATTGCGAACGCCCAGATCACTAGCCAAATCAATCGCCTTACATAACATCGTCAGACTTTTTTCACGGATCGCCGGGTCTGCCGAGCCTAATGGAAACCGACGATGGCCGCTTAACATCAATGTATGGATCCGCACCCCTGTTTGCCAACAAGCATCACGCACCTTCGCCCGTTTCGCTGCCGTCCAATCCAACCGGGCCAACCGTTCGACACTTTCATCAACCGATAACTCCAAAAAGTTGAAACCCAAATCCCGAACCATTTTCAACCGTTCAACCCAAGATTCGGTCCTGGGCAGTGCTTTTTCGTAAATTCCTAGTGAAATCACAAATGTTCCCTCCTTGTGAGCGCGAGCCGGCGCGGTTAGCATCAAACTGCCTATATCGCCCACTCATCCCCTATTTTTGGCAACAAAAAGCTGGCGGGCGCCTTTTGTCCATGACCGATCAACCGAATTGTTAGGCTGGATCGGCTAAGCTAAGGGCCTTCGCCAGCTTGCTGTTTCTGAATAGTTAATTAGCAACCTGCACAACATCAATTCCTTGACGGCGCAAGTCACGCACTGCTTTTTCATTGGCAAAATTATCCGTGATCAACACATCGACCGCAGCCAAATCCGCAACATGATAATTGCTGGTAACCCCGACCTTGCGATAATCAGCCACGCAAATCACTTTCTGTTTCGTCCGCCTGATCATGGTGGCATTCACCTGAGCCTCAAAAATATTCTGAGTCGTGACGCCGCCTTTTTCACTGATACCATCGCAGCCGATCAACGTGAAATCCGACTGCATCGTCTCAAGAATCTGAACCGCAACCGTCCCCACCAACGACTCTTTAGGGTAGCGAATTTCGCCACCGGTCAGGATGATTGAAGTTTCCGGATGGCGGACACATTCGGTGGCTCGGATATTATTGGTGATGATCGTCAAAGGCATCGTTGCCAATTGATTAATCGCCCGCCAGCACAGCGAACTGGAATTCACGAATAACGTACTGTTTTTGACAATATAGCTCGGGACCGCAGCCGCAATCGTATCCTTCAACAGTTCAATGCCGGAACGCGAGGCATGATTGGCGGGCGTTGCAACGTTAGCCTTTTCAACCAGCCCGTGATGCCAGTGAACCTGCCCCATTTCCGCCAAAGCTTTCAAGTCGCGGCGCAAAGTGGTAATCGAAACGTCAAACTGCCGGGCCAATTGTTCTACCACCACCGGCTCGCCTTGATCCACCGCTTTTAGGATCTTCCCCCGCCGTGCTTGAACATTCACCATCGAGTTTTTCACCATCATCACCTCATAAACCTAGACCGCCGCGCTTAGAAGCTAACGAACGCGTCATCATAAAAATCAGTTCGTCTTACTTACCCCAGATACGAATAATTTCATTCTGGAAATCTGTAGCCGCTTTGGCTGGATCAGGTGCCTGAGTGATCGCCCGGCCTGCAATGAACGTATAAACATCGACACCTGCAAATAACTTCAACGTGTCCACGCTCAAGCCACCGGTTACGGAAACCCGAAAGCCCATATCAACCAACATTTTCACCTTAGCAAGATCCTTTTCACCCCATGAGCCACCGGAAAGCAAGGCGTCGCGGCTTTGGTGATAAATTGCCTGAGTGACGCCAATGTCCAACCAGGATTGAGCATCTTCTTTGGTCCAGTTGCCATATAATTCGATCTGAATTTCTTTAACCTGCTTCTGGGCCGCCTGAATCGTTGGAATTGTTGCGGAACAGATACACGTCATCCAATCAGCACCCGCATCCGCCATGTTTTTGGCCACAGTCGATCCGGCATCGGCACATTTCGTATCGGCAATCAACACTTTATCCGGGAACAACGCCCGCAACGCACGTACCGCAATCGTTCCTTCCTGCAAGATCAAAATGGTGCCCGCTTCCACAATGTCGACAATGTTGCCAACTGCGCGAATATCGCCTAACGCACTTTCCAACGTATTGTTATCCAAAGCCACCTGTAAATTTGGTTTAGCCAAAATCGTTCCTCCTTGTCTGCCATGTTGCTATGACTGTTCTGTTAATTTGATGATTGATAAGGCGCCAGCTCACGGCCGACTCGCGCCTGTCATAACGCGCTCCCCGGCGCAGGGATCTGCATGTAAGGACCTTGGTCGCAATGGCCAAACCCGGGCCATCACGTCCAAGGCCGCTTACACTCCGATCCCTAACCGCGCCGGCTCGCGCTCACTATTTCACTAAATCCGTATCTTCACGCACTCGTTGTTCAACTTCTTTATCTCTCATCACATTCTTAACGCCAATCACCTGAACGCCTTTTTCCTTGGCATCTTTGAACATATCGACAAAGTTTGTGGTGGTGAAGACCATGTCATATTGTTTAGCCGTGCTTTTACCTTCTGCCAAGTTGGTGTGTTCAATTTGGGTAATTGGCAGATTCAACCGCTTAAAGGCTTTCTGCACACTACGCATCATCATCAGACTGGTCCCTGAACCATTTGCACACGATACTAAGATTTTCATGATATTTTTCCTCCATATTTTGCGTTAGCTTGGTCTCATTCACTTTTTACGTCGAGACCCGAGTTGAAAAGACTACTGAGCTTCTTTTTTCTTTGCGACATTTTCCTTATATTGCTCGTAATCCGTGACCATTAAGAAGTAGTTTTTCGGATCATGCCGATATTCGAGTTGGGGAATCAAGACGAGGATAAAGACAACCACCACGATGCCGGCAATGCCCAAGATCTTCATCAAGACCGTGAAGAATGGCCATACGGTATCCCAGTCGAACATGCCGAGGTAGCCGCCAAACTTCGATAACCCGATCCAGGTGGCAATGAGCGCTGCGCCAAAGACTTGGATCAGACCGCTGAAGAATGGCAGGATCATCGCCGCCTTTGCCCCGGCTCGCCGGTTAGCAAAGACCCCAAAGGCTGCATTATCAAAGAAGAGCGGGATAAAGCCGGCAATGATAATCGTTGGCGAATGGAACAGGAGCAAGGCGCCGATTGCGAGAAACTGGCCTAATGCCCCAAACAAAAACCCGATTGTGACGGCGTTGGGTTCGCCAAATGCGAAGGTCGCAGCCACGTCAATCCCCGGAACCGAACCTGGCAACAGCCGGTCGGAAATGCCGGTAAAGCTTTCCGTCAGTTCACCAACGAAGGTCCGAACCCCGAGTTGCAGAATCGTGAGGTTAACCGCAAATCCAAGCGATGTGGTCATGATATAAAACAGGAAACTGCCATTTGGCGCCAAACCAGAAGCCCCTTTTGAAGCCGTAAACACGCCGATAAAATAATCCCGGCCAAGAATCAACATAATAATGCCGAAGAAAAATAGCATCAGGATCCCGGTGGCAACCATGTTTTCATTAAAGATCTTGAGAAAGCCGGGAAGTTCGATGTCTTCCAGCCGCCGCGCCTTTTTCTTGGCCTTCACTTCATGCGCCTTAAACTTGTCTGCCAGCCACGATACGAAGGCAATCCCGAACATTTGTTGATGCGCGACCGCAAACCCGCCGCCATCGGTCAAATCCTGGGTATAACGCACGGTCATGTTCGAACCAACCGCCCAGTAAAGTCCCAAGACAACGCCCATCACGAGTAAAACTTCGATCCGGCCCATTTGCGGGAAACAAAACAGCAGAATCCAAAACGCCGTGGCTGCTTGTTGCACCTGCACATTACCTGTCGTAAACACCGCGCGCAGTTTCGTCCATTTCTGGAACCGTACCAGTAAAATATTGAAAACAAACGCAAACAATAGTAACAACATGACATCGCCAAAAGTTCGGCCAAATGTCTTGTCCAACCCTTCTGTCACGGCGTTTTGCCCGAAGTACGGGTCAATCACCGTCGCCGTTAAGTTGAACCGATCTTTTAACCCGGTCAGAATTGGTCGGAAGCTGTTGACCAAGCCGCCAGACCCAACCATTAAGATCATGTAGCCAATCACCGCTTTAAGGAAGCCGGCGATGGATTCGTATAATGGCTTACGTTCCAAGATGTACCCGAGTAAGACGATAAACCCAATCATGTAAGCAGGTTGCGTCAAAATATTTGCCGCAAAATAATCCCATACGCTCACTAAGAAATCTAGAATTTGCTGCATGATGTGCTACCTTTCCCCTTCAGCTCCCCGCGTCAACAATCGCCTTAAAATCATCAACGCTATTGACGGCCAACAATTGGTCAATCAATCCTTCCGTCATTAACAAGTCGGAAAGATCTCCAATATTTTGCAAATGCTGCTCCGGATCCTTTGCTGCTAAGGTAAAGAACAATTGCGCCTGTTTTTCCGGATCAGCCGGATCGAAAACAACTGGCGCCGGGAATTTGGCAAACCCGATCGCCGTCCCCAAAACATTTTCACTTTCTGCCATCGCATGCGGCATCGCAACGCCAGGCACAATCACGATATACGGTCCGTTTTTCTCAACATTGCCGATAATTTCATCCACATAACCCGGTAAAATGTATTGATGTTCAATCAGTTTACCGGCTGCTTGTTGCAAGGCATCTTGCCAATCTTTTGCCGGTTCGGGCCGAATATCGACCAAATCCTTGCCCAAAAAGTCTTTCAGTAACATTGTTGATCCCCACCTCACCTGTTTTATAGAAATGCCGGGAATGGCGTATCGTTTGGTACCGAGAATGTATCGTGGAAACCGCGGTCATACATGAATTCCATCCGATCCTTGTCATCCGGAAAAGTGAATTCACCGCCGACTTGCCAGATAAACGGCTTGAACTTGTATTGCAGCCGGTCTTTCCGCATTTTCCATAGCGCTTCGATTTCCTTCGGGTCAGCCATAAAGTTTGTCCAGATATCGTAATGAACCGGAATAACGACTTTTGTCTTCAGTGATTCAGCCATGCGTAAAATGTCAATTGAAGTTACTTTGTCGGTAATGCCACGGGGATTTTCGCCGTATGCCCCTAACGCAACGTCAATTTTGTTTTCGTTACCATGCTTGGCAAATAGGTTGGAGTAATGCGAATCTGCGGCGTGGTATAAATTTCCGCCCGTGGTTTCAAACAGATAGTTGACGGCAATCTTGTTCATATCTTGCGGCAGTTTACCCGCAAGCTGAACATTCGGATCGTCTTCGGTCACTAATGCGGTCCGATCAAAACTTTCAAGCACTTTGACCTTGGTTTCGCCAATTGTCACAACATCCCCCGGTTTGACAACCACCGTCTTTTCAGCCGGAACGCCCCAGCCTTGCCAAATTTCACAAACTTTTTCCGGCCCATAGAATTTTGCATCCGGGCAATTGGCATTAACTGCTGCCGCCGTGTTGATGTCGAGATGATCGCTATGAATATGACTCACAAACAATGCGTCCACATTCTTAATGGCAAATGGGTCAATCACAAATGGCTGGTTGCGCAGGTTTGGCTGCATCTGCTGTACCCCGCTCATCCGCATCATCTGGTGACCTTTGCGCATCATCCCGCTACCATGTGACCGCTTACCAGTGCCGCACCACATATCAACTAAAATGTTGGTTGCTTCTGCCGTCTTCAACCAGATGCCGGTACATCCCAGCCACCACATTGAAAAAGTCCCTGGTTTGACCTGTTTATCCGCGATTTCTTCATTCAACCAAGTACCCCATTCTGGAAAAGTGTTAAGAATCCAGTCTTCACGCGTCACGTTATTGATCGTCTTATCTGCCATGATGTTCCTCCTTAAATTCGTTTCCCGATTTCACTTTTTATGTTATGGAATATTGATTGCGCTTACAACACCGCTATATGCACCTTTTGCGGATTATATGACCTTTTATGAACTTTATATGCATCTTAGCAAAGACGATCTGCTTCTTTTTATGAATCAAATCATATTTCATATTGGATAAATACATAAAATACATGTTGAAATAACTGCCGACCTCAAAATCGATCCAGAATTCTCGTTGGAAAAATTTGCGACCATGTCTGTAAAAAACATCACAATTTAGTTAAACCTGATTTAATCTATAAACTTTATCTACGGAAATTGCCTAATCAGTACCGCCATCCTACGTGCATAAATTTATCCACTTTTACTAGTAGATTTATTAAACGCTATTTGAATTTAAATTAAACAAATTATTCGGCAAAATAGGGCGCGAACCGTTTCTGAATATTTTGACGATTCTTTAAGATTTCATTACTTTCGCCACCACCCAAAAGCGCCCAGGTTGCTAGGGAACCATCTACCGATCAAGTAAAATATGCGTCAGTTATATCAACTCATTTTCGCTTCACTATTTTGGGATACCTAACTTTTATTTACCTATCGCATTGGTTCTGATTGGCAGCAATGAAATGCAAACGAGAAAACGCTACTTTAGCCGCCACTATCAGGAAAAGTTTTCACTGACCGAAATTTTCATTTGGCGCTTGACACAGGCGGCAGGGGGTTATAAGCTTGCGGTTATTAAGAAGAAATGAGATTATTTTGTCTAAAATGTGATTTCTTTGGGTATTTTGGTGTTTTATTTTCAGATTCATTTTTTCTTAATACCATTTAAGAGGGGGACGGGCGTTTATGAACAAGAATGCGACGATCGAAGCGAAACGTCACTATAAGATGTACAAGGCCGGATCTAGATGGATGACGGCTGCCATTATCACATTTGGGACGAGTTTAGTTGTTTTAGGCGGTACTGCCACCCAGTCGGTTTCAGCTGATACCAAGACACCGACTGCAGACAAAACGACGCAACCTGTCAACCAAGCTCAGACGCAGACGGCGACATCAACGGCAAGTAGTCAAGCGACCACTGCTGATGCCAAGGATAAGACAGCTGAGACACAACCAACAACCACCACTACGACTAAGCAAGTAACCGCACAGTCGCAGGCCGCACCATCGACAGCTACCAAGGCTCAATCACAGGCAAGCACAACGAACCAGGCGCAACCGGCAGCAGCAACTAAAGTTCAAACCGGTACGCCGTCATCTGGTGCCAACACGCAACCAGCTGCTAACACCGCCACAACCAAAAGCGCAACATCCACGGCATCATCTGCTGCAACGCAATCGGCCGCACCGGCTAGCAATGCTGCAACCACGAACGCCGCCAAGACCCAATCTACGGCCGCAACCACAACCGATCCAGGACCGGCCAACCAAGACACTTTGACTAAGGGTAACGTTAAGGGTTTATGGAATGAAGGCTATCAAGGCCAGGGAATGGTTGTCGCAGTCATTGATTCAGGGGTTCAGGCTCACGACGACTTACGCCTCAGTGATGACAGCACCGCCGCCATCACCAAAGAAAAAGCCGAAGCTGCCATTTCCAAATTAGGCTATGGGTCGTACGTCAACAGTAAGATTCCATTTGCTTACGATTACGTCAATAACGACAGCGTCAACACCGGGACCACGGTGGCTGGCTCTACCCACGGCGAACACGTTGCCGGTATCATCGCGGCTAACGGTACGACCGCTGACGGCGCAACCGGCAATGAAAAAGCCACCACTTACGTAAAAGGGGTGGCGCCTGAAGCACAAATTCTTGCGATGCAGGTCATCGATGAATTCGCGGATGAAAATGCTAATGATATTTCGCGCGCAATTCGCGATGCCGTAACGCTCGGTGCCAACGCCATTCAAATGTCACTAGGCATCGGCGTTACCGAGCAGGATCTCACTGACGAAGAACAAGCAGCCGTGCAGTATGCCACTGATCACGGTGTTTTCGTCTCCATTTCTGCTGGGAACAATGCCAACGCAGGCAGCATTATCGGTTCCAAAACGTCCAATGATATCTCCACGGCTTACTCGCCAAAAAATGATTCAACCATCGGCGATCCAGGTGCAGCGGCTTCTGCAATGACGGTCGCAGCTGAAAAGAGTGCAACCGGTGACAAATCAGAAATGGACGGCTTTTCATCATGGGGGCCAATGGCGGACTACACCTTGAAACCGGATATTTCCGCGCCTGGTGATAACGTCATTTCCACGGCGATCGATCCAACGACCAATACCCAAACCTATGCCACTGAATCAGGAACTTCCATGGCTGGTCCTTACAATGCCGGCGCGGCTTTGCTTGTGATGCAAAAAATCAAAGCAACTCGGCCTGACCTGCAAGGAGCCGACCTTGTCAAAGCGGTCAAACTCGCGCTCATGAATGCCGCCGATCCAATGAAGGATATCAATTATCCTGATACTTACATCTCTCCTCGACGTCAAGGAGCTGGCCAAATCGACGTCTCCAAAGCCGGCGATCTAACCGTTAGCGCTGAAGGCAACAAAGACGCCGGTTCGGTTTCGCTAGGCAAAATTGGTCAAACCACAAGCTTCACCGTGACACTGACCAACCATGGTAAGACCGCGCAAAATTACGTTGTCGATACCAACGGCGGTCCGCTCACGCAAGTTCAAGATACCAGCAATGGCAACACCGTCCACGATAAGACCCTCATCGGTGCAACTG harbors:
- a CDS encoding type II toxin-antitoxin system Phd/YefM family antitoxin, which codes for MEATNYSDFRRNLKHYMSQVNEDAEPLLVTAKDDDDNVVVMSKHDFDAIEETLYLLSNPKLMAKIKRGDAQIAAGKAKQHELLTDFDHD
- a CDS encoding Txe/YoeB family addiction module toxin encodes the protein MIKTWTDDAWADYMYWHDQNDKRTIKRINQLIQAIDRDPYKGIGKPEPLRYALTGKWSRRIDQENRIIYSIEKNHINIFACRTHYS
- a CDS encoding L-ribulose-5-phosphate 4-epimerase gives rise to the protein MLEKLKQEVYAANMQLPKLDLVTFTWGNVSGIDREQGLFVIKPSGVDYEDLTPDDMVVVNLQGEVVEGQLNPSSDTPTHTVLYNAFPDIGGIVHTHSPWAVAFASAHMDIPNLNTTAADTFYGDVPISEALTQQEIEEAYEENTGKVIVKTFKDRGIDHNAVPAVLVSQHGPFSWGATPAKAVYNAKVLEVIAEMDYHALTLTHQDVHLPQYLLDKHYYRKHGANAYYGQDGAKSMSHATKA
- a CDS encoding Cof-type HAD-IIB family hydrolase; translated protein: MLKAIALDMDNTLLNSNKEISVTNRDVLRYLNRKGIRVILCSGRPFATLKPFLDELHVTKNDDVCVCFNGGLVRLVRDHTVIKANTLSKEQIKPVYDLVKENGFKLDIVAEDEVYSLTEFGKSSYQTMIPKQMPFIDTTFSKVPAKLPIFKVVVAGEPAMIDAASDAAQSLKQLTVTRSRRTLLEILPPNVNKMNGLKAALNFYRIPREQLAAFGDEENDKDMLEYAGIGVAMGNAIPEIKQIADITVGSNDDDGVANYLIDYFQISPTAIRL
- a CDS encoding L-ribulose-5-phosphate 3-epimerase — encoded protein: MISLGIYEKALPRTESWVERLKMVRDLGFNFLELSVDESVERLARLDWTAAKRAKVRDACWQTGVRIHTLMLSGHRRFPLGSADPAIREKSLTMLCKAIDLASDLGVRNVQLAGYDVYYEPKTLASREYFIENLKRGVAYAAAKEVMLAIETMDDPFLNSLSKIKTIKDEIPSPWLQAYPDLGNLSAWPENNVGRELELGIANIVSVHLKDTQAVTAKSKGQFRDVPFGAGVVDFAGCLRTLKRLDYSGAFTIEMWTEKAADPIQEVKQAKDFFDPLFVQAGFVQEPVAKTNVPS
- a CDS encoding DeoR/GlpR family DNA-binding transcription regulator encodes the protein MMVKNSMVNVQARRGKILKAVDQGEPVVVEQLARQFDVSITTLRRDLKALAEMGQVHWHHGLVEKANVATPANHASRSGIELLKDTIAAAVPSYIVKNSTLFVNSSSLCWRAINQLATMPLTIITNNIRATECVRHPETSIILTGGEIRYPKESLVGTVAVQILETMQSDFTLIGCDGISEKGGVTTQNIFEAQVNATMIRRTKQKVICVADYRKVGVTSNYHVADLAAVDVLITDNFANEKAVRDLRRQGIDVVQVAN
- a CDS encoding 3-keto-L-gulonate-6-phosphate decarboxylase UlaD, encoding MAKPNLQVALDNNTLESALGDIRAVGNIVDIVEAGTILILQEGTIAVRALRALFPDKVLIADTKCADAGSTVAKNMADAGADWMTCICSATIPTIQAAQKQVKEIQIELYGNWTKEDAQSWLDIGVTQAIYHQSRDALLSGGSWGEKDLAKVKMLVDMGFRVSVTGGLSVDTLKLFAGVDVYTFIAGRAITQAPDPAKAATDFQNEIIRIWGK
- a CDS encoding PTS sugar transporter subunit IIB, with amino-acid sequence MKILVSCANGSGTSLMMMRSVQKAFKRLNLPITQIEHTNLAEGKSTAKQYDMVFTTTNFVDMFKDAKEKGVQVIGVKNVMRDKEVEQRVREDTDLVK
- a CDS encoding PTS ascorbate transporter subunit IIC, whose product is MQQILDFLVSVWDYFAANILTQPAYMIGFIVLLGYILERKPLYESIAGFLKAVIGYMILMVGSGGLVNSFRPILTGLKDRFNLTATVIDPYFGQNAVTEGLDKTFGRTFGDVMLLLLFAFVFNILLVRFQKWTKLRAVFTTGNVQVQQAATAFWILLFCFPQMGRIEVLLVMGVVLGLYWAVGSNMTVRYTQDLTDGGGFAVAHQQMFGIAFVSWLADKFKAHEVKAKKKARRLEDIELPGFLKIFNENMVATGILMLFFFGIIMLILGRDYFIGVFTASKGASGLAPNGSFLFYIMTTSLGFAVNLTILQLGVRTFVGELTESFTGISDRLLPGSVPGIDVAATFAFGEPNAVTIGFLFGALGQFLAIGALLLFHSPTIIIAGFIPLFFDNAAFGVFANRRAGAKAAMILPFFSGLIQVFGAALIATWIGLSKFGGYLGMFDWDTVWPFFTVLMKILGIAGIVVVVFILVLIPQLEYRHDPKNYFLMVTDYEQYKENVAKKKEAQ
- a CDS encoding PTS sugar transporter subunit IIA; its protein translation is MLLKDFLGKDLVDIRPEPAKDWQDALQQAAGKLIEHQYILPGYVDEIIGNVEKNGPYIVIVPGVAMPHAMAESENVLGTAIGFAKFPAPVVFDPADPEKQAQLFFTLAAKDPEQHLQNIGDLSDLLMTEGLIDQLLAVNSVDDFKAIVDAGS
- the ulaG gene encoding L-ascorbate 6-phosphate lactonase; translation: MADKTINNVTREDWILNTFPEWGTWLNEEIADKQVKPGTFSMWWLGCTGIWLKTAEATNILVDMWCGTGKRSHGSGMMRKGHQMMRMSGVQQMQPNLRNQPFVIDPFAIKNVDALFVSHIHSDHLDINTAAAVNANCPDAKFYGPEKVCEIWQGWGVPAEKTVVVKPGDVVTIGETKVKVLESFDRTALVTEDDPNVQLAGKLPQDMNKIAVNYLFETTGGNLYHAADSHYSNLFAKHGNENKIDVALGAYGENPRGITDKVTSIDILRMAESLKTKVVIPVHYDIWTNFMADPKEIEALWKMRKDRLQYKFKPFIWQVGGEFTFPDDKDRMEFMYDRGFHDTFSVPNDTPFPAFL